One window from the genome of Gimesia aquarii encodes:
- a CDS encoding serine hydrolase domain-containing protein produces MPQINPERWYAVEKLIDHFCDTNQVPAIALQVNVKETSRLYSRGRQRLNDNGDTLREDAIFLIASITKPIVVLGVLKLLEEGELLLGDRVKQFIPEFGCAGKHGITIRHLMTHTSGLPDMLPNNRELRSANAPLSEFVKQICQLSPDEPPGRIVQYQSTGIAILSEVIQRITGLSCAEYLDQVLFQPMGMKDTSLGVPEEWYEGDQPKVARIVEIRIPDELDIEPDWDWNSPYWRGFGAPWGGLLTTISDLGKLVEMLKNRGVFQQKRLFSHRTILKATKDQLASISGLSATEKEGKGWGLGWQMVTNTKSDYYGDLLSTSTFGHGGATGTLLWIDPELETSAIILTTQPQEPHGRFLARITNAIVSAIEC; encoded by the coding sequence ATGCCTCAAATAAATCCTGAACGCTGGTACGCTGTTGAGAAACTGATCGATCATTTTTGTGATACGAACCAGGTACCAGCGATTGCTTTACAGGTCAATGTGAAAGAGACATCACGACTTTATTCTAGAGGGCGACAGCGACTCAACGACAACGGAGACACGCTTCGTGAAGACGCCATTTTTTTAATCGCTTCAATTACAAAGCCGATTGTCGTACTGGGGGTACTCAAATTACTGGAGGAAGGTGAATTACTGCTGGGAGACCGGGTGAAGCAATTCATACCTGAGTTCGGTTGTGCGGGAAAACATGGAATCACGATTCGACATCTGATGACCCATACCTCGGGGTTGCCTGACATGTTACCCAATAACCGCGAGCTTCGCTCAGCGAACGCCCCACTTTCAGAATTTGTAAAACAAATTTGCCAGCTTTCTCCAGATGAACCACCGGGAAGAATTGTGCAATATCAAAGTACAGGAATTGCTATTCTCAGTGAGGTCATCCAACGTATCACTGGCCTTTCGTGTGCTGAATATCTGGATCAGGTGTTATTTCAACCTATGGGAATGAAGGACACTTCGCTTGGGGTTCCAGAAGAGTGGTATGAAGGAGATCAACCGAAAGTCGCGAGGATTGTTGAGATCCGAATCCCTGACGAACTGGATATTGAACCAGATTGGGATTGGAACAGTCCCTACTGGAGAGGGTTTGGCGCACCCTGGGGAGGGCTTTTAACGACTATTTCTGACCTGGGAAAGCTTGTTGAGATGCTTAAAAATCGCGGTGTTTTTCAACAAAAGCGGCTCTTTTCCCATCGTACCATTTTGAAAGCAACTAAAGATCAACTAGCGTCAATTTCCGGACTATCGGCGACTGAAAAAGAGGGCAAAGGCTGGGGGCTTGGATGGCAAATGGTGACGAATACAAAGAGTGATTATTATGGAGACTTACTCTCCACTTCCACTTTCGGACATGGTGGTGCCACAGGTACGCTTTTATGGATTGATCCAGAATTAGAAACTTCTGCCATAATTCTGACCACACAACCCCAAGAGCCACATGGTCGATTTCTGGCTCGAATTACAAATGCGATCGTCTCTGCCATTGAATGTTGA
- a CDS encoding lysophospholipid acyltransferase family protein: MMNPEYISILTLVVYALVVLTIIVYQAASLPDGWRAWILFAITRVYAPGLWGIKANRRCPFPGDSAAIIIANHRSPVDPIILWYNSHLGSPQKRLRCISFLMAREYYELPGLVGWISRAMHSIPVDRDGRDVVPVREALRKLKQGEMIGVFPEGGIQDTRPIAHANSGIAFLALRSKAPVYPVYINNSPRGKNMIEPFYSFSNASVVYGEPIDLSDYYGRRASREVLEEVTTLMMQQLASLGDTVYLGSPTSEENKQLIQMPEDHYLSAN, encoded by the coding sequence ATGATGAATCCAGAATACATCAGCATCCTGACACTCGTTGTTTACGCTTTAGTAGTCTTGACAATTATCGTCTATCAGGCTGCCAGTCTTCCCGACGGTTGGCGGGCTTGGATTTTATTTGCGATTACTCGTGTTTATGCCCCAGGCCTTTGGGGCATCAAGGCGAACCGTCGTTGCCCTTTTCCAGGGGATTCTGCGGCGATTATTATTGCCAATCATCGTAGTCCCGTTGATCCCATCATTCTCTGGTATAACTCTCATTTGGGAAGTCCTCAAAAACGGCTGCGATGTATCAGTTTTTTAATGGCGCGAGAATATTATGAGCTACCCGGATTGGTCGGGTGGATCTCAAGGGCCATGCATTCAATTCCTGTAGACCGCGATGGTCGTGATGTGGTACCAGTGCGCGAAGCACTTCGTAAACTAAAGCAGGGAGAGATGATTGGCGTCTTTCCAGAGGGAGGGATTCAGGATACTCGTCCCATTGCACACGCCAACTCTGGTATTGCCTTTTTAGCTCTTCGCTCAAAAGCTCCTGTGTATCCTGTTTATATCAATAATTCTCCACGTGGCAAGAATATGATAGAACCTTTCTATTCTTTTTCCAATGCTTCAGTTGTATATGGAGAACCGATTGATCTGTCCGACTATTATGGTCGTCGTGCCTCACGGGAAGTCTTAGAAGAGGTCACCACACTTATGATGCAGCAACTTGCTTCGCTTGGTGATACCGTATATCTGGGAAGTCCAACTTCTGAGGAAAACAAACAGCTTATCCAAATGCCAGAAGATCATTATCTTTCAGCGAACTGA
- a CDS encoding STAS domain-containing protein, whose amino-acid sequence MTVQQGGILQVYHVGPLCVAGFGGRDILDTFSVKDIRDELLELVRDHDCETLALDLTGVKLIPSGMLGLLASMRDLDIEIHLYNPSDDIRDVLEITKLNQFMQLHDVEIPY is encoded by the coding sequence ATGACAGTTCAACAGGGGGGGATCCTCCAGGTTTATCACGTAGGACCACTTTGTGTCGCAGGTTTTGGTGGTAGAGACATTCTTGATACTTTCAGTGTGAAGGATATTCGAGATGAGTTGTTGGAATTAGTAAGAGATCATGATTGCGAAACTCTGGCTCTTGATTTGACAGGTGTCAAACTCATTCCCAGCGGTATGCTCGGGTTACTGGCTTCCATGAGAGACCTCGATATCGAGATTCATCTCTATAATCCTTCTGATGATATTCGGGACGTGTTGGAAATCACGAAGCTGAACCAATTCATGCAACTGCATGATGTAGAGATTCCCTATTAA